One Archangium violaceum genomic window, CCGTCTCCTCGACGGGCCTGTCATTCAGGAAGAAGCGCAGGCGTTCCATGGGCCTCCTCCGGTCCCTCCATTCCGGAAGGCCGGGGGTTCAGCCTACTACGGTCCACGTCGGGGGCGCTGCCCCGGCCCTGCCCGGAGGGAAGTGCCCGCCACCTGACGGTTCAGCCGCGCAGGGTGAGGAGGGCCACCAGACTCACGAGGAAATAGGGCACGAGGCCCCCGGCCCCCGCGTAGTCCTTGGCCATGCGCTGGCCGAAGAAGAGGGCCACGAAGGAGAGTCCGGAGAGGGCCGCGCCCCACATGGCCACCCGCGTGGCGCCGGAGAGCACCAGGAACACCAGCCCGGCCGCGCTCACCGCGCCAGCGGCCAGCTCCAGCACCGTGAGGGTCGCCAGCAGCAGCGGCACCACTCCGCGCAGGGGGCTCTTGGCGAAGTGTCCGGTAAGCCACCCCAGGTTGCCCTTCCAGTCGATGACCTTGTCCAGTCCGGACTGGAGGAAGGTGATGGCGAGGAAGAGGGCGCACAGCACCTGGACGAGCCAGAGGGGGAAGAGGTTCGAGTCGAGCGACGGCATATGGGGTGGGCACTCTAACCCGCCTGCCTGCTTCCCCAAGCACCGGGCGACGGCAATAGCCAGAGCACGGCCGCTCCCTCCCCCTTCCGACAACCCGGGAGCGCCCCCATTGTCCGTCCATGGCCACTGAACAAGGAGCCCGGCGTGTCCTCGTGGGGCTCATCCTCGTTTCCATTGCCCTGTTGTTGATGGTCGCCTCCCCGTTCTTCAACGCCTTCTTCCTGGCCGCGGTGCTCGCCGGAGCCTTCCAGGGCCTGCAGCGGTGGTTGACGCGGCGCTTCCGGGGGAGGAGCGGGCTGTCGGCCGGTATCATCTGCGTGGGGACCATCCTGGCCCTGCTCGCGCCCCTGGCCGCCCTCACCGCCTTCATCGTCTCCCAGGTCATCGAGGGGGTGAACTTCATCTCCACCACGGTGCAGCAGCGGGGATTGCAGGGACTGGTGGCCTACGTGCCCGGCCCCCTGCGGGACCAGGCGGGGCGGATGCTCGAGCGCTTCCAGTCCGAGAGCGCCGGGGTGTGGCAGACCCTCCAGGAGCAGTTGACCTCCCGGGGCGCCACGGCGGCCCAGACGGTGGGCGGGGTGGTGGTGACCACGGGCTCGGTGATCTTCCAGGTCGTGATGATGCTCATCGCGCTCTATTTCCTGCTGGTGGATGGGCAGCGGCTCGTCGCGTGGATGGAGAGCGTGTCCCCCCTCAAGCGCGGGCAGACGACGGAGCTGCTGACCGAGTTCCGCCGCGTCACCAAGTCCGTGCTGGTGTCCAGCGTGGCCACCGCGGGCGTGCAGGCCGTGGCGGCCCTGGTGGGCTACCTCATCACCCGCGTGCCGGTCCCCATCTTCTTCGCGGCGGTGACGTTCTTCTTCGCGCTCATCCCCGCCGTGGGCGCCGCCGTGGTGTGTCTGGCCGCCGCCCTGCTGCTGCTCGCCACCGGCCACCCCGTGGCCGCCCTCATCCTGGCCATCTGGGGCGTCGTCGTGGTGGGGCTCGCCGACAACGTCGTCAAGCCCATACTCGCCAAGCGCGGCATGCACATGCACGGCGCCATCGTCTTCTTCGCCCTGCTCGGCGGCCTGGCCGTCTTCGGCGCCATCGGCCTGCTCCTGGGGCCGCTCATCGTGGCCTTCTTCCTCGCCGTGGTGCGCATCTACGAGCGCGACTACGGCCGGCCCTCCGCCCGTCCCGGAGACCCGGGCACCCCGCCGCAGAGCAAGCCCGTTCTAGCTGAGCCCTCCGTGCCCGAGGGCGAGGAGTGGGAGGCCTCGGGGTTCCACACGGAGCGTGGGGTGGACGAGCACCACTGACAGGACTCCCGGGAGCCACGCGCGCCCGGGAGCCCTCGCGTCACCGCGCTGGGACTACGGCTGGACGCCAGCGCCCGTCACGGTGAGCGTGTAGCTGCTCATCGCGCCCGCGTAGCCCACC contains:
- a CDS encoding AI-2E family transporter, whose protein sequence is MATEQGARRVLVGLILVSIALLLMVASPFFNAFFLAAVLAGAFQGLQRWLTRRFRGRSGLSAGIICVGTILALLAPLAALTAFIVSQVIEGVNFISTTVQQRGLQGLVAYVPGPLRDQAGRMLERFQSESAGVWQTLQEQLTSRGATAAQTVGGVVVTTGSVIFQVVMMLIALYFLLVDGQRLVAWMESVSPLKRGQTTELLTEFRRVTKSVLVSSVATAGVQAVAALVGYLITRVPVPIFFAAVTFFFALIPAVGAAVVCLAAALLLLATGHPVAALILAIWGVVVVGLADNVVKPILAKRGMHMHGAIVFFALLGGLAVFGAIGLLLGPLIVAFFLAVVRIYERDYGRPSARPGDPGTPPQSKPVLAEPSVPEGEEWEASGFHTERGVDEHH
- a CDS encoding DoxX family protein: MPSLDSNLFPLWLVQVLCALFLAITFLQSGLDKVIDWKGNLGWLTGHFAKSPLRGVVPLLLATLTVLELAAGAVSAAGLVFLVLSGATRVAMWGAALSGLSFVALFFGQRMAKDYAGAGGLVPYFLVSLVALLTLRG